The Candidatus Peregrinibacteria bacterium genome segment TCCAGATCAAGAAAAATATTTTCTCCTTCTTGCCGGACTTTTTGAATGGGAATAGTCTGAAGTTCTTCGGACGAATTATCCAAAGTAAGAAGCGAGATGTTTTCGTGGAGAATTCCAGGAGAAATATCTTCCGAAAATCGTATCTCCAATTCAGATGAAGTCAAAAATTCGGCAAATTGCAGGAGTGGTGGAGTTTTATCCGGATGGAGCGTAAATACGAGCGATTCATCCATTTTCACGGAAAGATCGCAAAAGAAAACATTTTCATGCGACTGAATTTTATCGCATCCTTCTGCAGAAAATCGAACGTCATTTTCTCCTCTCATAGTGAAATCCCATTCATCTTGAGAACTTCCCACTTGTTTAAAAATAGAAATGAGGAAAGATTTTTCCGGAAATTCCGAAAATGATCCGGGAAGTTCAAACGTAAATTGCAGTAACTTTTCCTCTCCGGGATCTAGCGTGAGGAAAAATGATATTTCTTCTCCGTATGGACGAGTATCTCCACGCGGAGGTGTTTCAAATTTTCCGCCTGAATTTAAAAATACTGTCCCTTGAGGACGAACAATGCGCACAAATGTCTCATAATGGTCAGATTGAAGATTGTACGTTCCCTCATGAACAATGTGGATGGAAAACCTCTCTACAATTTTTCCGAGTTCATCGACATGAAGAGAAGAATGGAAATCTTTTTGGAGATAGCGATCGACTTTTCTCCCTCCTAAATTTGCAAAATTTATCGACCAAAAATTTTGAGAAGGAATGGTCCCTGCCCAATTTTTTTCTAAAAACTTTGCCTGAAGATCAGGATCTTCCAAATACGCCGTAATATGTTTGTTCTGAAAGTTTTTTGCTGTCACGATAAAAAAATCATCCCAGTATCCAGGATGGAGTGCGAGTTTCTTGAAAATTTCATGAGCTAAGGGATAGAGAGTATTTTTTCGACTTCTCCATGCTTCTTCATCATGAAGATCAAAATTCTTAGCAGTAAATTCGAGGAGTTCAAAGAAATTCTTTTTTGTGAGTGTTTCATCGCCAAGGGAAAACGGTTCAAGAAGACCAACAACATCTGTAATAAAACTCATATCAACGGCAATAACTCCATCAAAATGCATATCTGCAAATCGTGAATCATATGACAAAAACTCAAGTGCTTTTTTCGCATTTTCACTAAAATCGAAAGAAAAATTCGTGTCACGAAAGACCCATCCTGCATATTTTGGATCACGAGAAAATACTCGTTCCACCGCGTCAGGAGCTTTTACCTGAGGATTTGGCGTCTCCACTTCTTCTGAATTGTAGAACTGAAGATTCTGAAAAATTCCACGACTCTCAATAACAGCAAAACTGGTAATAAATCCCCCAGTAGGACGACGCTCATTTTCGTTTTCAAGAAGGAGGAGATAGCGTTTTTCTCCCCAAAATCCGAGAATTTGTGGGAGGTCGCCAAAAAAGATACGAAATTCTGAAAGCGATACATATCCCCAAATACCAAGAGAAATGAAGAAGAGAACAAAAAGAGCAAGAATCCCTTTTCTCGAAAGAAAAAACGTCCAAATCACGAGCAAAAAACGCTTCCACCACGGTTCTTGCTTTCGAAATTTGTCAAAAATATGCCGGGAGAAGAAGCTTTGTTTCATCAGCGGATATTTTCGCAAAAAATGGGGAAGAAGGGAAGATGGCAAAAAACATTTTTCAAATTCCCTTTTTTTGCTACTCTGTCCACTGCATTTCCTAATTCCTACTCCTAATTCGTAATTTGAAATTCGTAATTCG includes the following:
- a CDS encoding DUF4012 domain-containing protein, producing the protein MPSSLLPHFLRKYPLMKQSFFSRHIFDKFRKQEPWWKRFLLVIWTFFLSRKGILALFVLFFISLGIWGYVSLSEFRIFFGDLPQILGFWGEKRYLLLLENENERRPTGGFITSFAVIESRGIFQNLQFYNSEEVETPNPQVKAPDAVERVFSRDPKYAGWVFRDTNFSFDFSENAKKALEFLSYDSRFADMHFDGVIAVDMSFITDVVGLLEPFSLGDETLTKKNFFELLEFTAKNFDLHDEEAWRSRKNTLYPLAHEIFKKLALHPGYWDDFFIVTAKNFQNKHITAYLEDPDLQAKFLEKNWAGTIPSQNFWSINFANLGGRKVDRYLQKDFHSSLHVDELGKIVERFSIHIVHEGTYNLQSDHYETFVRIVRPQGTVFLNSGGKFETPPRGDTRPYGEEISFFLTLDPGEEKLLQFTFELPGSFSEFPEKSFLISIFKQVGSSQDEWDFTMRGENDVRFSAEGCDKIQSHENVFFCDLSVKMDESLVFTLHPDKTPPLLQFAEFLTSSELEIRFSEDISPGILHENISLLTLDNSSEELQTIPIQKVRQEGENIFLDLEKSVAPGQKKFQLIISNVEDLSGNYFEGSEKGLFKATITR